From Malaya genurostris strain Urasoe2022 chromosome 2, Malgen_1.1, whole genome shotgun sequence:
CCTACTAAAACTGTACCGATTCTAACTAATTTCAAACGTCAACAAAtgatttacaatatttacttacaGTATAAATTATAAActtaataattttaaaagttttttggAATGATCAACCCTTTCATCATATCGAAACTGTTTCCATCGGGATGAATACAAATAGGTTTCACGTGGTTGTCCAGTTCTACAAGCAAATATCCGTACTCATCAATGCTCTTGATTCGACCGGTGACCTCAGATCCTTCCTCGTTTTTGACCGTGACAAGTTTATCTTGATGGAGCCAGTATCGATAGTAGAGTTCATACAAACAATGCAAATCCTCGCATTGAACTTTATTGAAAAGTCTTTcaatttcattgaaaattagCGCCAGAATTTGTTCATATCTCAGATTTGGAAGATTTGTACCCATTCTTGAATTGATGTCATGAATCAGATCATCCAAGCAAACTGTCGGAGTCGAATTGCTGAGATTCAGAGCGCAGCCTATGTTTACGATCGCTTCAGTGCTTTGAACCTGTGAGTTGGTAATACAGCCACCAATTTTCGTTACGCCATTCGCGTATATATCATTCGGCCATTTCAGTCGAACGTCCAACTGGTCAAACCCTGGTCCACTTTCACGAATAGCTTTCACTATAGCGATTGCAACCAAATGTTGAGCTAGCGGCAACCGTTGCCCCAACGGACTGTACAGTGGAACATGCAGTTGGATTGAAAACATTGCGCATCCTTTTGGACTTAGCCATTGATTGTTGCTGCGACCGATTCCGTTAGTCTGTCGGCGGGGAATGACAACGAATCCGTGAGTCAGCCTAGCATTCGAAACGATTTCCATTGAACTGCTAACCACGGGTAAATAAAGTGCTAATCTACCAAATGTGTACGTTTTGAGATTATTGTAATAGTCACTTGCAGAAAAATCAATAGGCACATGATTCAGCGAAATTGGTTTCAAAACAGAAGTGGGTATTATTGGAGACAATGGTTCGCTGAAAAATTGTAGAGAAATTTTGCCCGTTTTAAGAACATCGCTAGCGTCTGATAAATCGTTAACCTGTGCTAGAAAATCAGTTTTGCATTTGTCGGATCCCATCAAGAAGCCCATTTCACTGTCTGGTGTTTCATTGCAGTTTAGAGTTGCTACGTGGATATCAAGCTGAGAGCTCAGCACATCTTTGTATAGTCTCAAATTAGGCTTACTATCACTTGCAGAAACATTAGTTAGCTTTTTTGTGCTAAACACCGCCTTTCCCGTTGACTTTACAATTGTAAGTGAAGAGGCGGTGCCGCTATGCGACAAAACATCAATGTGTATTTCTCTAGCACTTTGAATATTTCCCAAAAACTTCGGAAACTGAATATCACCTTCACATGATTTTAAACTCTGGATTTTTTGTAAGATTTCCATGCAGCAAATACCAAACAACTTTCCACCATTTAAGAAAAAATCTAAGAATACATCCGTTAGCCCCTGCTCAATTGGTCCATGTACGAGTAGCAATGCTGTGCTATCGGGCCACGCTCGATTTCTTGCTTGTGATTCTGTGATTGGATAAACTGTGTAGGTATTTGATTGCACGATAGTACGCAATGACTCAACCAAACCAATTCTTATCGATTCAGTCTTGGCATAAACCAAAATATTGGGAGGCTTCGCGTGCATGGTAGTTTTTCTTGCGAAGGATTTCAGTGTGTTCTGAAAAGTGTTCTGAAAAACAGATCTGTAGGGAACTAAACTGTTAAACCCTGCAAGCAAAAGAATGTTATTAATAAAAATGCATGTAATTAAAATTCTCACCATATCTAACATAGAAAAACATAGTTCAAGAATCGAATGCTGAAATCTTTTATTAATACACATCTTTGTGTACGTCAAACAGTATCAAGTAAAGTAATTCACTACAAAACTCGTCATGATAAGGGCCAGCTTATGTTTGAGATGCTTATGATTATGACACAACATGATAACGATATTGACGTGTCACATAAACAGCTGTtttgcaaagacatcatattaacaagatatccagctctcgccTTTTCCGAACAAATATTTGGCAACATCTTTTTTTGTGAGCAgggcgccctcaggtgagtccgcatcgaatctcctatatagaagtagaggagagaaatgccaacttcgtgcgcgccaaaatagcagcactgcgtacCCATACAACTGACATGATAagatgaatgtgatgccgtgcgatggcgttgctgaactgaagattgatttcgctccaagctgacagggtctgtgtTTTGTCAACTATCGATGCACGAATAACTTCTTTTACTACAATTTTGGGTAGAATTTGCATTTCAGCCGAAATGTTGAATATCGATACTGCACAATATATGATTTTCACTGAAACCAGAAAATGTCCGAAAGGGTAAACGAATAAAAGAACACAATGTTGAAACTAATATTCCACTTTTGTCGTTGACTGGAAATAGATCTCATAACTGAAATCTGAAATATCTCGAAAGAAAAATACggaaggtaatgtcagagacataactgaatgacgtgaatgcgaataaaactgacatgctttttccacacatccgaatatcgataatcgcacgcACTAGTTGATtgaactttcaatattttatctTCATAATTGTAACGGTACAATTATAAGGCGAAACACCCGAGAGCAAAAAAAATACGTAGTTGTGTATAGGACAAGGCCGATTAAATAAAAAAGGCAATGTTCAAATTTATTCATGAATTGAAAAATCCTAATCAAATCGTTTTTAGCCATCTAGCATTTCTAAATTTATGTTAGTAATTAATATAAAATTAgtttcaataacttacttgacaaacccgtctcgaaaatacaaattgtgTAGTGATTTAAAGGAATATCCACAAACCGTCATCTTCGATTTTACAAATTCTAAATCTATGAATTATTTATATTCACTCGCCAAGTGTGGACAAAAACTTACTATTTTCACAACAATAAAC
This genomic window contains:
- the LOC131431049 gene encoding biotin--protein ligase encodes the protein MFFYVRYGFNSLVPYRSVFQNTFQNTLKSFARKTTMHAKPPNILVYAKTESIRIGLVESLRTIVQSNTYTVYPITESQARNRAWPDSTALLLVHGPIEQGLTDVFLDFFLNGGKLFGICCMEILQKIQSLKSCEGDIQFPKFLGNIQSAREIHIDVLSHSGTASSLTIVKSTGKAVFSTKKLTNVSASDSKPNLRLYKDVLSSQLDIHVATLNCNETPDSEMGFLMGSDKCKTDFLAQVNDLSDASDVLKTGKISLQFFSEPLSPIIPTSVLKPISLNHVPIDFSASDYYNNLKTYTFGRLALYLPVVSSSMEIVSNARLTHGFVVIPRRQTNGIGRSNNQWLSPKGCAMFSIQLHVPLYSPLGQRLPLAQHLVAIAIVKAIRESGPGFDQLDVRLKWPNDIYANGVTKIGGCITNSQVQSTEAIVNIGCALNLSNSTPTVCLDDLIHDINSRMGTNLPNLRYEQILALIFNEIERLFNKVQCEDLHCLYELYYRYWLHQDKLVTVKNEEGSEVTGRIKSIDEYGYLLVELDNHVKPICIHPDGNSFDMMKGLIIPKNF